AGGAGCCGAACAAGGAGAGACCAGCAAGAAACGAGTTCGCGGGAAGCCGAAATGGATGAGAGACTACCTGATGTTGTTGGATCGttgaaaggagagagagagatgtaGCCATTCGGTTATAGAGAGAGAATTTGTAATAAGAAGTATAAATAGAAAAATGTAAAGGAAGAATGTTTTCTCATGAAGATTAATGAAATAGCATATTGCTGTGGGAGATTTGCTCTGTCTCGAAGAGAGCCATATATCAAGAGAGCTACAGTGGTGATCACAAATTAAGAGATCAGAGAAGTAATTATAGCCATAGAGAGTGGAAATAATGGAAGGTGAAATAAACAACTTGGTGATGGTGTGGATGACTGTGGTAGCATCACTCTGCTACTGTCAAACCATAGGTAAGATTATCACGCATGGCACAACCAGGCTCTTAGCAATCCTCCCTGTGATACTTCTCTTCTTGGTTTTGCCTCTCAATCTCAGGACTATCTTTCTCGGAGGTCCAATTTCTTTCTTCGTCGCTTGGCTCGCCACCTTCAAACTTCTCCTCTTCGCCTACGGTAAAGGCCCTCTTTCCTCCAATCCACCTCTCCCTTTGCCTCGTTTCATCCCCTTAGCTTGCTTCCCCATTAAAATTCAAAACGAACCTTCTCCAAACACTGCCAAACAAGGCCAAAAATCTCTTACAAACTACGCCATCAAAGCACTCGTATTCGCTACCATCATACCTGTTTACCAAAACAAATCGTCTATTCACCCGAAAGTTTTCTTGTTTTTCTACTGCATATACGTGTACACCGGTCTAGAGATCATCCTAGCCATGGCAGCGGCTTCGGTTCGAGCAGCGCTCGGGGTCGAGCTCGAGCCCCAGTTTGAAGAGCCGTACCTGTCGACATCGCTACAGGATTTCTGGGGAAGGAGATGGAATCTCATGGCCAGCGCCATCCTACGTCCTACAGTGTACACTCCCGTTCGGACCATCACGAGCCGTTGGATCGGAAGGAAATGGGCCCCAGTCCCGGCGGTGATCGCGGCGTTTTTGGTGTCTGGGATCATGCACGAATTGATTTTCTACAACATAGGAAGATCGAAGCCCACATGGGAAGTCTCGTGGTTTTTCCTTCTGCATGGGATCTGTTTGGCTATTGAAGTTTCCATTAAGAAGGCCGTTAACGAGAAGTGGCGGCTGCCGCCGGTGGTATCAGGTTTGATGGCGGTGGCGTTTGTGATGGCTACTGGCTTGGGGCTGTTCTTGCCGGCTCTTATGAGATTAGAAGCCGATGTAATGGCGCACAGAGAGATAGTTGCGTTTATTGAATTCGTCAAAAGCGTTAGCATTCAGCTTAGAATGGACAAAGTTATTGTATTCTCAGCCTTTGGATCATCGTGATCAGTTTAAAATGATCATGTTTGTATATTCAGCAATATTTCAAATTGGCTTAAGCAGCTGttaaaaaaaaggagaaaggggATTTGCGTAACTTGCGTTCACTTTTTCAATTCATTCCACTTACTCCCACTAATCAATCTAAAGGAACTTTTTAAACctttataataaattatatataaagaaaaagatTTGTCTAGATAGGAAAAAATCGATTAAAAGTTGGGAAGAATGTGGCAGGTTCACTAGAAATtgtaataatttcaaaatataccTTCGTGAATAGCGAGTTGTATAATTaagtttaaaatatataatagctGATCGAGTATAAAGGATTGGGAATAAAATTAGAAGCAGCATATAGTTCTATCATATGAAATGTAATGAGATGTTACACTATAATTCCTATAATTCATTAATGGATTGCACTCGGAACAATATTTTGCTTTCTTTGTTGGATTGTATCACCAGTACCCCTTATCAATAGTCTACAAATATAATACCCCTGCATGCCCCACTACAAAAATCCGGGGATTCAACATCGGTGCACAACTGGTGCTTTTGTCAATTGTGTTTTAAAATTGATGTTGTTAAAGGCGACACAATTAAGGACATCAAAAGCATTGGTTTGTAATCGATGCATTTGGACAGAAGGGTCAGTCTGTAACCGACGCTTCTGTAGTCCAAATGCGTCGATTATAGACACTACGAGAAAAGCAGTCTACACTGACGACTTCTATTGTGACGATAGAGAAGTTGTCGCTGAATATAGGAGAATCCCACgagttaattttttttcttaatttattgaaaataaaggtctataacgacgacatgtcgttggaGGGAACTGAAGGCAGTAACATGGAAAATCCCTCCCCAAAAAAAAATTTGTCGTCGCTGTATGGCTAAGGGGAAAAATTGGAGGGAAAATGAATAGGCCCTCGAAAAAATATCAGGTATATagttgttgacccagattttggccaactgacacggagtcaaaatacgcctGACGTGGATGAATATGTTGAAATGagtgtgatgacgaaaataataagaacacaagattttatagtagttcggccccaggatctggtaataacctacgtccacttgaattgttattgaaatgagattcaaaggagtgatcaaagaactagggttcaatgagtttcactaacctctgaagaagaaaatacaattattctcgtataatctctctctaatctcaaaagATCTTTTTTGCTTAAAAGAAAAGGGATCggatcctcttccctgagccctcttcttctatttataagctcagggaagatttacattgatttgttacagatattgtttcctaaataatcggatactcaggaaatcatgggagataatttcggattccatcataactgcctaagatttcctccgcgtaaaatgtgtgtacgaccaggctggtcgtatgaagaaaccgatcgcatgacactggatgtcttcctggtcgatggtcgagcacagattctgccaggtgtcagccacgtgtaattaatgcttgccatgtcattcatttctaattttagggataacatttgccccccaagtttgtttagtgcgaccagcaataaagaaacttaaaggaacaaccgttcacatccccatgatgtctgtcagaatccccgtgcattttcgaaaaccgtgacataattatgtctactaaagccttttcagtttccaaaaaggcaatttgacggcttatgcacttccccacgtttcgaaagtgggaagtgatgattactgccttttggcCATCCCTTTGATCCCTATAAGTAGGCTTTTCTTcccctttaagaaatttttactcaccatctttgccaatattttcaagaacttgcaccagagttcagagcttcgaaaaccagtTTGACGTCTAGCCGTAGGTCTTCCGGTTCGAGTTTTTCATCTTCttccgaatctccatcttcgcccaggtaagaaCTCAATTCTTTAAGCTCtctattacgccatgcatgctgTTTTTATGCTCTGCGACTTctgtgttcttgaatagggtttcaAGGGTTTTTTGGTATAAACCGCCTATCGCTTGGTAAGGGTGCgtttttatgctttgtataggttaagactatagtttgatagttaggatctctggtttgggacgttaggttgacgaaagattcaacctttaagccagatgaaaaaaccgaaattttttcccgcccctcaggagtcgaaaaagttctcttttcataaaacagtttactttcctttttgtttttatccgtctttcaaactacccgcgttgaagttagcgtaggattaggatgctggtggttatttaggcacgagcaacgttatcccaaccttccacactacttcgcggattgtgtcttatgtcctccattgtctgtttgcagttcatatgcaagacccttgggggggagaaagacctattgaagacgaactcttggcccaattgctcgaaggcgaagagaatccatccacgctgattccagaaatccccttttcacatcctaacccaaatcctccaccagttCCCAATCAGagaatggccagaacaaaaaccaaagctagaaAAAGACGCGACCTTAACTCTCCAAGTtcagaggcgtgcccgtcctcgccatgccgaccagccggctgtcgagtggcacgtcgtTTCCCCAAGTTCAGTGACACTTCGCATGATCACCAACTATTTAAACAAATAtaatctgacgggggtgaccctggtcagaccttccaccgaccagcgagccaaccttccaggaggggcttatagcgcctggtcgaggtaccatatcgaggcgggtgccaccttgcctcttcattcattctttcaaggggtggcaaactactttggggtggccccctttcaaatcacctcGAATGGGTATAAGatgctggtcgcactctatatcctctacaaactcaagaaatggctagCTCCTTCTCCTTATGAGGTCAATTTTctattcgacctcaagtccaaccccaaccaggatggtacggggttctttcatttctgccaccaggagaccggacgcacctttctgtccgacaccactcgcatctccaacgtggggaagtaccatcaagagtacttccttacgtcCGACAGTGCCGCGGATAATCTgtccttcactcaaggaggtaaagaaaataataatcctTGAACCAGTAGTTCCTGTACTTTAATTCTTTCTTGTCGTAATACTTTGCTGTTCCATTatgttccaggtccatggttacgcccgacccccactccaggaatggagtcgaaggcagcactcttagccagtatgtcaaatgctgctaagagtgtaaagaacttaattaatgaggctaaccttaggttggctggcctttaGGGCTCCCACCCTGCGACTAACGAACCCGCGGCGGGCGGTGTTCATGCTGATGTGGAACCTGAGCAGCAATCTCAGGCACCCCCTCCTcagaggaggccaactggggttacaatcagggaacctgctgttccccaccgagcagcggaatcatcggtccccaagggcaaaggGAAAtaaaaggctgctgagcctgccAAACTATCTGACGACTCGTCAGATGTAAACGGTACATCATTCTCGTTTTTaaacaatttgccaattcccctccacctatttgatgggggtggcaactttaggaacgccccttctttaaattcagatttcttccagaaactaggtagttcagtagataatgttacgaccagtaggtgtagctcgggtactttaCTTTTGTAATCCTTCTATTTTAATCTCTGTTTTCCCGCAACCCTTTAATctcattgtttgaattgtttctctttgtgcaggtatggactccgggGACTTCTTTGACCATTACCAAGCTGTCGCTGACTCTTCTATCCCGAAGAAGGATAgtaaagggctcgaggggaaagtagcaagaccccttcgaagaaATCTCGGACAGAAGATGCTCCTGCCACAACCCCTTCCAAGGAGGACTTACCACCACCGCCTCCCTCTGAACAGACGACCCCCACGCCCGTCAATCCTCAGCCTTCCTCAAAGGCTGCAGACAAAGAGACCTTGGACCACTGGCAGCAGGGAGgagacaaagaggctcgagggatgggtgcaggagcttgagggaCGCGTTCAGGAGCTTGAAGAGCGCattcaggagctcgaggaggacggggccagaaatctgaagaagtataaggaagccgcCTTCCTCAgtttctacgatttctggaagcacaaccgtgGGGCCAAAATCAACTATCTCTCCAAGCGGTTGCAAAGGCcgctgatggcgcagtgcactgctcagttggaggcagaggagagagcTAAGGCCAAGACCCCTGCTGCTGATGCTAAGGCTGATCCTTCGGCTGATAATAGcgctcctaatccagaagaccctcctgctccttagTAATTCTCTTTTTATCTTTCACTGCTTTTATGGCCTACAGGCCtacttgtaaagacaatttattttttattgctgcgagggcagctttttacttacagctgaacaattacatccgagcagtactgctcgcggtgtaaaaggtttttccttttaattacatatttacatctgagcactaatgctcgcggtgtaaacgattgccttgctaatattataatgtttcttttattataatacctgttcgcatgaccgaacttagcatagtactttggtttgattttacaaaacataaattttgaaaaatgctctaagtaccgttgcatgctttcactcattttgttcatgtgtttacatacctcatggtatgctttgctatcgatgtaccttatatgcccccgaAGTAAtagaggagctttaggtccttggtcacttgccttgaccacgacctgttcgaacattactgcttgttgtaaaattcaacacttgtaatacaacaaaacaacacacgtaatgaacaaatacttgtaaaaataaattttcaaaggttggcaagaatgactggctgcgcacagtcccttataatctcgtattaaaatagACTAAACATGTTTGTACAagggatcttaaaaaagatcttacacttataagcgattagccatacaacgtggctaaccctttttcgaaacttgtaaaaagtaagaattaatataagtcagtcctttaagaagggctgttcattggtaatacttgcgcaggtgttctccattctagtaacgtggaatgagatctccatttaagcgtgcaagtttgtaggtgcccgggtgaaggacttcttcgatctggtacggtccttctcagtttggtccgagtactccagcagtggggtcgcgggtattcaagaaaactcgtcgtagcactagatctccgacgttgaattttctttcttttacttttgaattaaagtaccAGGCGACTTTTGGctagtacgcagctactcggagttgggccttttctcgtttttcttctattgagtctagggactccatcatcaattggctGTTCTAATCCTAGTCGTATGTAATTCATcgatgcgagggcggatctaactcgactggaaacatggcttcatatctgtatgttaaggaaaacggagtatgacctgtcgctgtttggTGAgacgttctgtacgaccagaggacttcaggcaactgttctggccatgctccttttgcatcttctaaccttttcttcatggtagatttaagcgttttattcatggcttctacttgtccattttcttgtggatacgcgactgaagaaaagcttttaataatcccatgtcttttgcagaagtctgtgaataagtcactgtcaaactgggttccgttgtctgagacaatctttcgaggcagACCATATCgaaaaacaatgttcttgatgacaaagtcaagaactttcttggttgttatggcagcgagtggttcaacttcgacccacttggtgaagtagtcgactgctacaatcgcgtatttcaccccaccttttcctgttggcagtgatccgatcaaatctatgccccatactgcgaaaggccatggactctacatctgctttaactcgtttggagTTGCGCAtggaattttggaaaatctttgacacttatcgcacttccgCACGTACTCCGCAGAGTCTTCATTcctagttggccagaaataaccctgccttagaatcttctttgccaaacttttccccccagcatgatctccgcaaaagccttcatgtacttccctcatcagttccttagctttctcgggtgtaatacatctgagcagtggcatggaatatccccttcggtataaaaCACAATCGATCAGTATATATCTCgcggcctgcctttgaagagttctggctttgttcctgtcTGTTGGCAGTGTACCGCtagtcagatactccaagtatggtgccatccatgtatcttccatccggACTTCCAGCTAGTCGCATCtgttcgtatgctcggctcgctcaatctttctactggcacaatgttcaaagtgtcagcatctttcgcgcttgcgagtttggctaaggcatctgcattcgaatcctggtctcgaggtatctgctggagggtatacttctggaactgtgccaatagatctctagttttgttcaagtaggctcCCATCTTGagaccccgtgcttgatattcccctagaacttgattcaccaccagctgtgaatcgctgtaaatatcgagcacttttatatccatgtcttttgccaatcgtaatccagcgaggagggcctcatattctgcttcattgttcgaggctacaaagtcaaacctaatggcgcagtgaaatcgatgccctttcggcgttatcaatatcactcttgcTCCCGCGTGAGATTTGTTTGACGACCCATCCGTAAACAACTTCCACGAGGGAGCGTCATCAtgaggctcaggcgcattagGTTTTTCGCATTGCTCGTCgtctgggagttcggtaaactctgcaatgagaccggccaagacttgtccctttactgctgctcgcggtgaatatgtgatatcgaactgccctagttcgactgctcATTTTAATAGACGCCCAGCCGCTTCTTGTTTCTGAAGGACTTGCTGAAggggttggtcggtcaaaactatgATAGGATGAGCTTGAAAATAAGGACGTAATTTTctagaggccaagattaagcaatatgctaacctctcgatgggtggatacctcagttctgatccgattagcctcttgcttacatagtactagtaccgcactagcagcaacttcagtgatcgccaggtaaatgaacaaagtttctccttcgattggctttgataaaatgggaggttgtgccatatgggctttcaaggcctgaaaagcttgcttgCAGTCTCCtctccattcaaatttcttgttgcccctaagcagattaaagaaagggacgcacttgtttgtcgatttggaaataaatctacttagggccgcaattctcccagtcaaactttgtacatccttgatctttttcggcgatttcatatcgatcagggcttttatcttgtcggggttggcctcgagtcctcttgaattaactatgaaccccaaaaacttccctgatccaactccgaaggaacatttgagaggatttagtttcatctggtacttgttcaatacatcgaaacactcttgtaaatccttcacatgtccttctgcctttttagactttaccagcatgtcgtccacgtacacctccatgtttactccgatcaattctttaagcatgtggttaactagtcgctggtaagttgcacctgcatttttcagtccgaagggcatcactttgtaacagtataattccatatcggtccgaaagctggtgtgatcctcgtcagggggatgcatgctgatctgattgtagcctgagtatgcatccatgaaagagaggatctcgtgtcatgcagtagcatcgaccaactggtcgatccttgggagtgggaaacaatccttcgggcaggttttattgaggtctgtaataTCCACGCAGGTTCAACATTTGCTGTTAGGCTTAGGAACCAGCACTGAattagagacccacgacggatagaACGCTAcccggatgaatccattctcctttagtctttcgacttcctcctttaaggctttcaatctatccttatcgagcagccttctcttttgttgcactggtggaaaacttttgtctatgttcaggacatggctgataactgcaggatctatcccaaccatgtctttgtgcgaccaggcgaagtcTTCCTGGTTCtgtcgcaaaaattccaccagtgcatgcttcatgattgcttccaaatttttcccgacctttactactctggtcgggtctttttcattgagttggacctcttccaaatcctcaacgggtccaacagtatcctcaaaatccccaaaccgaggatctaaatctctatcctcactttgggcaacaccctatttggtgactccttcactggattgggcttgtgtatcaactgccatttgcaacctatcaGGGGGAGTGCCTTTTGTcattcccttctttgccttcgtgatggaggcgttgtagcattccctggcttccctctggtttcctaacacgcgtcctacccctgcgtctgtcgggaatttcatggctaagtgccatatggaggtgacggcccgtaggtcaaCCAGTACGGGTCTTCCAATGActgcattgtacgccgagggacaatcaaccactatgaaagtagcgagtaatgtcctagtagcaggcgctgtacctactgtcactggaagtctgattgaccttaagggggcgagtccctcgccagagaagccgtatattgtttggttgcaaggctccaagtccttgatggacaacttcatgcgttccagagaagacttgtacaggatgttcactgaacttcctgtatcgaccagcaccctcttcaccatcatattggccatttggacgTCCACGAcaagcggatcggagtgtgggaactggacatgttgggcatcactTATCAGTGAAGGTTATCTCGCCTTCTTCTGATTGAGCCTTTTTcggtgcgcggtcctccacagccatcatcttgatgtcctggtcgtggcgcagagtccgagcgtatcgttccctggccttgccgctgtttcccacgaggtgcgggcctccatagATGGTTAATAAGGTGCCGGCCAcaggatcaggctgcaaaggtggcgagcgttggcgtgtgggcgcttgctcgttgccacctggagctttttattgggaatttctcgaggcccgtacatatATTCTTAAgtttccttgtctgataaggaactcgatttcatccttcaactggttgcattcgttggtgtcatgtccgtagtcgttatggtaacgacagaacttggtagtatctcttctcgaaatatcctttcgaatgggggcatgcttcttgtaaggcacactggaactcgtggcctgatatacctctccccgagacttaataagggcagtatagttagtgaaccgaggttcataacgattacccttggtccttttgttgtcagaggtggaaggctcgttgtgtggccgttttccaccatttttgtcattgccattgccgttcccgttgcctttgccgttgggtttcgacccattggcggctttggcgggctcggctgtcTCTTTATCTTTGCCTGGGGTTTTTCCTTCATTAGCaatggcgtcttcgagcttgatatagcgATCAACTCGATCTAGAAATTCCTGGGTCAtcctaaccccatgctttctgaggctctcCCAGAGAGGGGTATGGCGCTTAACTCCTgccgttatggccatcattttgccttcatcacccaccgtttttgctccggcagctactcgcataaaacgctgaacgtagtctttcagcgattctccattttgctggcgtatctcgaccagatGATTTGCCTCGGTAGGGTGCAcgcgaccagcatagaactgtccgtaaaaatcTTTCACGAAATTTCCCAGGaaattatacttgcaggagggaatttaaaaaaccactcctgtgcagcgtcagaaagtgttgcagggaagatcctgcaccgagcgtcttcggacactttctgaatgtccatttgtatctcaaattttttgacatgagataccgggtcaccatacccatcaaagtttaaaagcgtaggcattttgaacttgatAGGAGTTTCCACCATGGttatcctctggatgaaaggagtaccttttctcctatcatggtcaatataagatgttcttcccctgaCCAACTGCTGCACTACctagttgagggcatctatctgggcctgcacggcgctaggaatcgccggggcctctgctgttgctggggggatgtattCATCGTGTCGCTCTCGGCGATTGTTGAGTACATCCCGAAGATCTTCGTCTCTTCTTCTTTGCTCGTTAGGTTcgagccgatcaaagacgttgttATActggggttgccccccagcatcgcgTCCTTCAGGGTAGTTGTCCCCGAGCGGTGGGCTTTTGCCCCCTCCTCTTTGTTCGTTTCTCCGACCGGCATTACCCCTGCCTGAGTTGGCTTCGTTATAATCGGGATCGTCCCTAAAACTCGAGTGGTCACGATGGGATCGACCgttccctcgattgccttcccGAGCTGgtacctcccgagcgttagagggtggcctgcgctggtcggtaggtccccgtgcattatcatgccgtggggggcctcggatcGCAGAGCCggactctgagttccttctgttaccagaaggacgctgtcaTCTGCTCGGGGGATTTGGCTCAttgcccctatggcgtctaggactacggggctgctggc
This genomic interval from Humulus lupulus chromosome 8, drHumLupu1.1, whole genome shotgun sequence contains the following:
- the LOC133793513 gene encoding acyl-CoA--sterol O-acyltransferase 1-like, whose protein sequence is MEGEINNLVMVWMTVVASLCYCQTIGKIITHGTTRLLAILPVILLFLVLPLNLRTIFLGGPISFFVAWLATFKLLLFAYGKGPLSSNPPLPLPRFIPLACFPIKIQNEPSPNTAKQGQKSLTNYAIKALVFATIIPVYQNKSSIHPKVFLFFYCIYVYTGLEIILAMAAASVRAALGVELEPQFEEPYLSTSLQDFWGRRWNLMASAILRPTVYTPVRTITSRWIGRKWAPVPAVIAAFLVSGIMHELIFYNIGRSKPTWEVSWFFLLHGICLAIEVSIKKAVNEKWRLPPVVSGLMAVAFVMATGLGLFLPALMRLEADVMAHREIVAFIEFVKSVSIQLRMDKVIVFSAFGSS